One Vibrio taketomensis DNA window includes the following coding sequences:
- a CDS encoding class I SAM-dependent methyltransferase, with translation MSTPQRPPKTGYQVPNHLLQPLWFRSRESLADDGLVYDPIAASACQRCKLAPECLAGNIDQQQLLHATLTQLCDEQVTQFLKQHPDGCIINVGAGLDTRFYRIDNGLCRWIELDVTENLLWRQKLFHRSERYHYCSGSVIDLYWLEVFELNQSLPVMIVCEHALLDVCDGQVAKFVQALGRYFDDARACLVLAGDLSHTQLGQHLGSAGYAHGYEDAARKMLRYMPWLRRVRQFSPLDQHCTRWKWWQRWLAKLSSVKYRLTPVVVLLRW, from the coding sequence ATGAGCACCCCACAGCGCCCCCCTAAAACTGGGTATCAAGTACCCAATCATTTGCTCCAGCCATTGTGGTTTCGCAGCCGTGAAAGCCTTGCCGATGATGGTTTAGTCTATGATCCAATTGCAGCCAGTGCTTGTCAGCGCTGCAAACTCGCACCGGAATGTCTGGCAGGCAATATTGACCAGCAGCAACTATTACATGCGACGTTAACGCAATTGTGTGATGAACAAGTCACTCAGTTTTTAAAGCAACATCCGGATGGGTGCATTATTAATGTGGGGGCAGGGCTAGATACGCGATTTTACCGAATTGATAATGGTCTCTGTCGTTGGATTGAACTGGATGTGACAGAGAATTTATTGTGGCGACAGAAGCTATTTCATCGAAGTGAGCGCTACCATTATTGCAGCGGCAGTGTAATCGATTTGTACTGGCTGGAAGTGTTTGAGCTTAATCAGTCGTTACCGGTGATGATTGTGTGTGAACATGCATTGCTGGATGTCTGCGATGGGCAAGTGGCAAAGTTTGTTCAAGCGTTAGGCCGATATTTTGATGATGCAAGGGCATGTTTAGTCTTAGCTGGGGATCTAAGCCACACTCAGCTTGGTCAGCATTTGGGTAGTGCGGGCTATGCACATGGTTATGAAGACGCAGCGCGTAAGATGCTGCGTTATATGCCTTGGCTACGTCGAGTTCGTCAATTTTCTCCGCTAGATCAACACTGTACACGCTGGAAATGGTGGCAGAGATGGTTAGCCAAATTATCGAGTGTTAAGTATCGATTAACGCCAGTAGTCGTTTTGCTTCGTTGGTGA
- the lexA gene encoding transcriptional repressor LexA — translation MKPLTPRQQEVFDLIKSKIDDTGMPPTRAEIAKELGFRSANAAEEHLKALARKQVIEIIPGASRGIRILLEAANDEQGLPLIGQVAAGEPILAQEHVEAHYQVDPSMFKPQADFLLRVNGESMKDIGIMDGDLLAVHKTQDVRDGQVVVARVDDDVTVKRLERKGSTVLLHAENAEFEPIKVDLSSQHLTIEGLAVGIIRNTDWM, via the coding sequence ATGAAGCCGTTAACGCCCCGACAGCAAGAAGTTTTTGATCTGATCAAAAGTAAAATTGATGATACTGGCATGCCGCCAACGCGTGCTGAAATCGCTAAAGAACTAGGTTTTCGCTCAGCAAATGCTGCAGAAGAACACTTAAAAGCGCTTGCTCGTAAGCAAGTGATTGAGATTATTCCAGGCGCTTCGCGTGGTATTCGTATTCTGCTTGAGGCGGCGAATGATGAGCAAGGTTTGCCATTAATTGGCCAAGTTGCTGCTGGCGAGCCTATTTTGGCTCAAGAGCATGTAGAAGCACATTACCAAGTTGACCCAAGCATGTTTAAGCCACAAGCGGATTTCTTGTTACGTGTTAACGGTGAGTCAATGAAAGACATCGGCATTATGGATGGTGACTTGCTGGCTGTGCATAAGACTCAAGATGTGCGTGATGGCCAAGTAGTGGTTGCACGTGTTGACGATGATGTAACAGTAAAACGCTTGGAACGTAAGGGTTCAACAGTCTTGTTACATGCAGAAAATGCAGAATTTGAACCAATTAAAGTAGACCTGTCTAGTCAGCATCTAACGATTGAAGGTCTTGCTGTTGGTATTATTCGCAACACAGATTGGATGTAA
- a CDS encoding diacylglycerol kinase, which produces MKPESVHGLKRVMNATRYSWLGLKAAFKNEAAFREEVLLAAVMIPVALWIDVTQVERILLIAVVVLVLMAELINSAIEAVVDRIGPERHELSGRAKDIGSAAVFLALLLAGYTWLEILFL; this is translated from the coding sequence GTGAAACCTGAATCAGTCCACGGTTTAAAACGCGTTATGAACGCGACACGCTATTCTTGGCTAGGTCTAAAAGCTGCGTTTAAAAATGAAGCGGCATTTCGTGAAGAAGTTTTGCTTGCGGCGGTGATGATTCCCGTTGCGTTATGGATAGATGTCACTCAAGTGGAAAGGATTCTGCTTATTGCGGTTGTGGTATTAGTACTCATGGCTGAATTGATCAATAGCGCGATTGAAGCCGTGGTCGATCGTATTGGGCCTGAGCGCCATGAACTCTCTGGTCGGGCGAAAGATATTGGCTCGGCAGCAGTATTTCTTGCTTTGTTATTAGCAGGTTACACATGGTTAGAAATCCTATTTCTCTAA